One region of Juglans microcarpa x Juglans regia isolate MS1-56 chromosome 7S, Jm3101_v1.0, whole genome shotgun sequence genomic DNA includes:
- the LOC121240284 gene encoding inactive protein RESTRICTED TEV MOVEMENT 2-like — protein sequence MDAKPRAVDRVYEDFEPKMEWAREERSDTLIVLLPGFSKEQLRVQVTSSRDLRVSGERPLGNNKWRRFNKELSIPSDVETNKITAKFEGGTLYIIHPKAITPAKPQDDAKLPAKSQENFKSETQFAQKSDQGQAAQEVPSKATSDKRTKGKPAAQATVYTTRSKTSKKEEANDTTGKTSVAAPANSVPQNVPEKEKEPRSTDGKSNTVEDANMTSGKKPEKEEPIYSEKKKSTAVDSETKNGGLEETKNVSNAGSDKKNESTLGDSIENAAKMDKGSISSGKSSMENYKQVAKRLVLEVKQPKKLINFVVAALLALVLVLYLKKATKPLEGSKSQF from the exons ATGGATGCCAAGCCTCGTGCGGTTGATCGTGTTTATGAGGATTTTGAACCCAAAATGGAGTGGGCTAGAGAGGAGCGATCTGATACTTTAATTGTCCTGCTACCAG GTTTTAGCAAGGAACAATTAAGAGTTCAAGTAACTTCGTCTAGGGATCTTAGGGTCAGCGGCGAACGCCCGCTTGGCAACAACAAATGGCGGCGTTTCAACAAGGAATTATCCATCCCATCAGATGTGGAAACCAATAAAATCACTGCGAAGTTTGAAGGAGGCACGCTTTACATTATACACCCGAAGGCGATCACTCCGGCCAAACCCCAAGATGATGCAAAACTACCTGCAAAGTCACAAGAAAACTTCAAAAGTGAGACACAATTTGCTCAGAAGAGTGATCAAGGACAAGCTGCTCAAGAAGTTCCTTCAAAGGCCACTTCGGATAAACGTACGAAAGGGAAACCTGCAGCGCAAGCAACTGTTTACACTACTAGATCAAAGACATCCAAGAAAGAGGAGGCAAACGATACAACTGGGAAGACTAGCGTTGCAGCGCCTGCTAACAGCGTTCCTCAAAATGTAccggagaaggagaaggaaccCCGCAGCACAGATGGAAAAAGTAACACGGTGGAGGATGCCAACATGACTTCCGGAAAGAAACCAGAGAAGGAGGAGCCCATCTATtcagaaaagaagaagagcaCAGCAGTGGATTCAGAGACTAAAAATGGTGGGCTGGAAGAAACTAAAAATGTCTCCAACGCAGGAAGTGATAAAAAGAATGAGAGTACTCTTGGCGACTCGATCGAGAATGCTGCGAAGATGGACAAAGGATCAATTTCTAGTGGTAAATCTAGCATGGAGAATTATAAGCAAGTTGCTAAGCGTTTAGTTTTGGAGGTGAAACAGCCAAAGAAATTGATAAACTTTGTTGTGGCTGCATTACTTGCTTTGGTGCTCGTGCTCTATCTTAAAAAGGCAACGAAGCCTTTGGAGGGATCTAAAAGTCAATTCTAG